One Verrucomicrobiia bacterium genomic region harbors:
- the hisG gene encoding ATP phosphoribosyltransferase, which yields MPVRRSKKTKGKDKKKEKNISLTLRLGLPKGSLQEATLQLFSKAGYNITIGSRSYKPSVDDPSLDIRLIRAQEISRYVEHGFLDIGITGRDWTLENESKVEVVCDIPFSKATAAPARWVLAVPNDSPIRSARDLRGKRIATEAVNLTRHYLKKNRVSAEVEFSWGATEVKVPELVDAIVEITETGSSLKANQLRIIDTLMTSYPQLIANKSSWKNPKKRALIENLALLLQSAIQARDKVGLKMNIPQKSLPKLLNQLPSLRNPTVSPLANDGWVAVETVIDEMIVREILPKLKVLGAEGIIEYPLNKLVY from the coding sequence ATGCCAGTCAGACGATCGAAAAAAACAAAGGGAAAAGACAAAAAAAAGGAAAAAAATATTTCCCTAACTTTGCGACTGGGTCTTCCTAAAGGAAGCCTTCAAGAAGCGACACTACAACTTTTTAGTAAAGCGGGCTACAACATTACAATCGGTTCACGCTCTTACAAACCTTCCGTAGACGATCCCAGCCTCGATATTCGTCTTATTCGCGCTCAAGAAATTAGTCGCTACGTTGAACATGGTTTTCTGGACATCGGCATCACGGGACGCGATTGGACTTTGGAAAATGAATCAAAAGTAGAGGTGGTTTGCGACATTCCTTTTAGCAAAGCCACCGCTGCCCCAGCTCGTTGGGTGCTAGCAGTTCCCAACGATTCCCCCATCCGTTCCGCGCGAGATCTACGCGGCAAACGCATCGCCACCGAAGCTGTCAATTTAACACGTCATTATCTCAAAAAAAATCGTGTCTCAGCGGAAGTAGAATTCTCCTGGGGCGCTACAGAAGTTAAAGTGCCTGAACTGGTCGATGCTATCGTCGAAATTACCGAAACAGGTTCTTCGTTAAAAGCCAACCAATTGCGCATCATTGACACGCTCATGACCTCCTATCCACAACTTATCGCAAATAAAAGCAGTTGGAAAAATCCTAAGAAACGTGCCTTGATTGAAAACCTAGCACTGCTTCTGCAAAGCGCGATTCAAGCTCGTGACAAAGTGGGCCTAAAAATGAATATCCCTCAAAAATCCTTGCCAAAACTTTTGAACCAATTACCCTCCCTCCGCAATCCAACTGTCTCACCATTAGCAAATGACGGCTGGGTTGCAGTAGAAACCGTTATTGATGAAATGATTGTCAGAGAAATTTTACCAAAACTTAAAGTATTGGGTGCCGAAGGAATTATCGAATACCCTCTCAACAAACTAGTTTATTAA
- a CDS encoding HD domain-containing protein → MATTFNNALSEALNQPWTGFIALKSVEKKHAKNGTVFYRVTLFDGKIPCAANIFEDRVWFPYFANQQWRTGDHFKVQGKISVHAQYGRQIEIAQMRPVEERDEQDGYQPSLFWEQAPIDHTAYWEELQKQIQSLKPDTLRQTVESLFAKHGNDFKKAAAAKQAHHAYHGGLLQHTIMMLREADAIMNVPDFPPLNRSLVIAGILLHDLAKIAEMEVYPRTEYTEAGNLLGHTHLVLTWLNDAAVAHQLDDTLLLHLKHIILSHHGQHEFGAAVLPQTREAMFVHIIDNLDAKMQMIHYALKKLSDDETVSEKLWMLDNRAFRKSPEC, encoded by the coding sequence ATGGCAACAACATTTAATAACGCTCTCTCGGAAGCGCTCAACCAACCATGGACAGGGTTTATTGCGCTCAAATCTGTTGAAAAAAAACATGCAAAAAATGGCACCGTTTTTTATCGAGTAACCTTATTTGATGGCAAAATTCCATGCGCCGCCAATATTTTTGAAGATCGCGTGTGGTTTCCCTACTTTGCCAATCAACAATGGCGCACCGGCGATCATTTCAAAGTTCAGGGAAAAATTTCGGTTCATGCACAATATGGTCGTCAAATCGAAATTGCGCAAATGCGTCCCGTAGAAGAACGCGATGAACAAGATGGCTACCAGCCCAGCCTTTTTTGGGAACAAGCACCCATTGATCACACTGCTTATTGGGAAGAATTGCAAAAACAAATACAATCGCTCAAACCTGATACCTTGCGCCAAACCGTAGAAAGCCTTTTTGCAAAACATGGAAACGATTTCAAAAAAGCTGCCGCCGCGAAACAAGCCCATCATGCTTATCACGGCGGTTTATTGCAACATACCATCATGATGCTACGCGAAGCTGACGCCATTATGAATGTGCCCGATTTTCCTCCTCTGAATCGCTCTTTGGTCATAGCCGGTATTCTCCTGCACGACCTGGCTAAAATCGCAGAAATGGAAGTCTATCCCCGAACCGAATATACCGAAGCGGGAAATTTATTGGGGCACACCCACCTAGTTTTAACCTGGCTGAATGACGCAGCTGTAGCGCATCAACTTGATGACACGCTTTTACTGCATTTGAAACACATCATTTTGAGTCATCATGGTCAACATGAATTTGGAGCCGCTGTGCTTCCTCAAACGCGAGAAGCTATGTTTGTTCATATCATTGATAATCTCGACGCCAAAATGCAGATGATTCATTATGCCTTAAAAAAACTTTCAGACGACGAAACCGTTTCCGAAAAATTATGGATGCTAGATAATCGCGCTTTCCGCAAGAGTCCGGAATGTTAA
- the pgsA gene encoding CDP-diacylglycerol--glycerol-3-phosphate 3-phosphatidyltransferase, which yields MTLATKITLLRFFLIPVFALLLIYYASPPLEQRDSTLRIAAAIVFLIAAISDGIDGFLARRFNQSSRLGALLDPLADKGLLLTALLLLSWKQMPEEWRLPLWFLILMISRDLMILLGCVILQLLTNNLEIKPSWFGKSATALQMITLLAAMLRPAWMQPNALIPFQALVIVTAVFTALSFILYVAHAIRKLEVA from the coding sequence ATGACACTGGCTACGAAAATCACCTTATTACGCTTTTTTCTTATCCCGGTTTTTGCGCTTCTTCTTATTTACTACGCCTCCCCACCTCTCGAACAGCGCGATAGCACATTACGCATTGCCGCCGCTATTGTTTTTTTAATCGCTGCCATTTCAGATGGCATAGACGGTTTCTTGGCTCGACGCTTTAATCAAAGCTCACGTTTAGGCGCCCTATTAGATCCCCTAGCGGATAAAGGATTACTTCTCACAGCACTGTTGCTTTTGAGTTGGAAACAAATGCCGGAAGAATGGCGACTACCCTTATGGTTTCTTATTTTAATGATAAGTCGCGATTTGATGATATTACTCGGCTGCGTCATCTTACAACTCTTAACCAATAACCTCGAAATCAAACCCAGTTGGTTTGGCAAATCAGCTACTGCTTTACAAATGATCACCTTATTAGCCGCCATGCTTCGTCCTGCTTGGATGCAACCCAATGCTTTAATTCCTTTTCAAGCTCTAGTCATTGTAACAGCTGTTTTCACTGCGCTTTCTTTTATTCTTTACGTCGCCCATGCCATTCGCAAACTAGAGGTGGCTTAA
- a CDS encoding FecR family protein, whose product MRRIIILLGSALFLAYQFSWGLDLNRARFTEVVNEVNVIPSGSGPKKQAEVNDLFKVPDILQTGSRSRAELRADDETITRVGANTIFSFEPAGRTIRLRKGSILFHSPKGRGGGTIKTGAATASVLGTTITVVATEDGGFKLLVQEGKAQVKLPNGLSQVVNAGELVFILPKVERISSPIPFDLERQAENSKLLQGFSKPIASREKIDRAITQQNRLVKGGRAKKTSLLIASMDQQENVQLIDNNTLDQAGGNVSEGTVVPAEVASTLNGLDDKEQQKELTAYYFGSDAEIQTPILEQARVVNMKNVPNLIHNWLRGMGNVPFVFGRISKKRFAHISKNLLISAEDIDVNAFVDSREERGLRQKNLRSFMSKRSSDKLSFFFLAEGNVTFEDLVSFKNAPLALGVIADGKIQAKEGTTIEVKASDFNGFYLVSSGMQQYDHTTIKGAEVVDMHSDDVICIMASQFQSKQALNLRGDSIQTYGDRVTAGGPNERNIFTSEHINMYARNDIYLNSAILNANQIMMSARTVALQDVSFSAGSSVVLSSANGKLAPNPNTGQAVVPGDVNFINNVLYGNEPAEFAVGNQIKIQKRDF is encoded by the coding sequence ATGAGGAGAATAATTATACTACTAGGATCAGCTCTTTTTTTAGCTTATCAGTTTTCATGGGGCTTGGATTTAAATCGAGCACGATTTACAGAAGTGGTGAATGAGGTCAATGTCATTCCTTCGGGGAGTGGACCTAAGAAACAAGCTGAGGTTAACGATCTTTTTAAAGTGCCCGATATTTTGCAAACGGGTTCTCGCTCTAGAGCGGAGTTAAGGGCAGATGATGAAACGATTACGCGTGTGGGAGCTAATACGATATTTTCCTTTGAACCGGCGGGACGAACCATCCGATTGCGAAAAGGTAGTATTCTTTTCCATTCGCCTAAAGGTCGAGGCGGTGGTACGATTAAAACAGGCGCTGCGACGGCTTCGGTTTTAGGCACAACGATTACTGTTGTGGCAACGGAAGACGGCGGGTTTAAATTGTTGGTGCAAGAGGGTAAAGCACAAGTAAAGTTGCCCAATGGTTTGAGTCAGGTTGTTAATGCTGGGGAATTAGTTTTTATTTTACCGAAAGTGGAACGTATTTCTTCGCCAATTCCCTTTGATTTGGAGAGACAAGCTGAGAACTCGAAATTGTTACAAGGTTTTTCTAAACCCATTGCTTCTCGTGAAAAGATTGATCGAGCAATCACGCAGCAAAATCGTTTGGTAAAGGGAGGTAGGGCGAAAAAGACTTCTTTATTAATTGCGAGCATGGATCAACAAGAAAATGTGCAGTTGATTGATAATAATACATTGGATCAAGCAGGTGGAAATGTTTCGGAGGGTACTGTTGTGCCAGCAGAAGTTGCTTCGACTTTGAATGGTTTAGATGATAAGGAACAACAAAAAGAGTTGACCGCTTATTATTTTGGATCGGATGCTGAAATTCAAACTCCTATTTTGGAACAGGCTCGTGTTGTGAATATGAAAAATGTGCCAAATTTGATTCATAATTGGCTCAGAGGTATGGGTAATGTGCCATTTGTGTTTGGCAGGATATCCAAAAAGCGTTTTGCGCATATTTCCAAAAATCTTTTGATTTCGGCTGAAGATATTGATGTGAATGCTTTTGTTGATTCAAGGGAGGAGCGCGGGTTAAGACAAAAAAATCTACGATCTTTTATGAGCAAAAGAAGTTCAGATAAACTCTCTTTTTTCTTTTTGGCAGAAGGTAATGTTACTTTTGAAGATTTAGTTTCCTTTAAAAATGCGCCTTTGGCTTTAGGTGTCATTGCTGATGGTAAAATCCAAGCTAAAGAAGGAACTACAATTGAAGTGAAAGCGTCCGATTTTAATGGTTTTTATCTTGTTTCTTCTGGGATGCAACAATATGACCATACGACAATTAAAGGTGCTGAAGTAGTGGATATGCATTCGGATGATGTTATTTGCATTATGGCGTCCCAATTTCAATCAAAACAAGCTTTGAATTTGAGAGGAGATTCTATTCAAACTTATGGCGACAGAGTTACAGCAGGAGGGCCTAATGAAAGAAATATTTTTACCAGTGAACATATCAATATGTATGCTAGAAATGATATTTACTTAAATTCCGCGATATTAAATGCTAATCAAATTATGATGTCAGCTCGAACTGTGGCACTTCAAGATGTTAGTTTTTCGGCAGGTTCTTCAGTTGTTTTGAGCAGTGCGAATGGTAAATTGGCGCCTAATCCGAATACGGGTCAAGCGGTGGTGCCTGGCGATGTTAATTTCATTAATAATGTTTTGTATGGCAATGAACCAGCAGAATTTGCTGTGGGTAATCAGATCAAAATTCAAAAAAGAGATTTTTAA
- a CDS encoding tetratricopeptide repeat protein, whose product MNAFALNLFLFVACSKPTTTPPASESTNTFTTNLFQATSSLLSEPSALSYYVQGICAEAQNDPQAAFHYYQLAFAKDPSFTELGKLIIEQSLAMQKPDQALPVLQQFIQKEPNNSTLYSQQGLAYFLLKKKELAQKSLEKAITLNTTNYQAYALLYQTLEETHAPDQNQGITAIQKKAPKQSTQSKFWVNTGEAYANLLTDNETAKFTTAQIAQKTLPLFQHALDLSPNNLALIIRLAEIQTLCTNYSQAITLYQKAIRLSPKNEMLQSRLAVVYLNTDQKNKAISIIENLSRKHPDNGQFFIALAKLYGQQNNPSKMQTYLDLAETKGIEPALLAEVATQNRDWSLSEKYLKKAILKPGADFNVWIQLTEALAEQNKLSEALAIMKKAQLQFPSTPEIFLISSLIARQNKQTKLAQDFLQQTEQIITNSTESTYPLDELYYQWGVFYEQTGDLEKSEKSFQKSISLNPKNHKAMNYLSYQWADHNTKLDQALELVKKALTHEPENPAYLDTLGWIYYQQKKYQDALPIIEKAFKKSNFDAEIGEHLGDIHLKLNHTSEALKAWEKAIQNDPKRESLRKKIKNYSR is encoded by the coding sequence ATGAATGCTTTTGCACTGAATCTTTTTCTTTTCGTCGCCTGCTCCAAGCCCACCACCACTCCGCCTGCTTCGGAATCAACCAATACTTTCACCACAAATCTATTTCAGGCCACCTCCTCTCTTCTTTCAGAGCCCAGTGCCCTATCTTATTATGTTCAAGGAATCTGCGCTGAAGCGCAAAATGATCCTCAAGCCGCTTTTCACTATTATCAACTAGCCTTTGCAAAAGATCCAAGCTTTACCGAACTTGGTAAACTAATAATCGAACAATCGCTTGCCATGCAAAAACCAGACCAAGCCTTGCCAGTTTTACAACAATTCATCCAAAAAGAACCCAACAATTCCACACTCTATTCTCAACAAGGCCTGGCATATTTTTTACTTAAAAAAAAGGAACTAGCCCAAAAAAGTTTAGAAAAAGCCATCACTTTAAATACTACGAACTACCAAGCCTACGCGCTCCTTTACCAAACGTTAGAAGAAACCCATGCACCCGACCAAAATCAAGGCATAACCGCCATTCAAAAAAAAGCGCCTAAACAATCAACCCAAAGTAAATTTTGGGTCAATACCGGCGAAGCCTATGCCAACCTATTGACAGACAATGAAACTGCCAAATTTACCACTGCGCAAATTGCTCAAAAAACATTGCCTCTTTTTCAACATGCGCTCGACCTTTCTCCTAATAATTTAGCGCTTATCATACGGCTTGCTGAGATACAAACCCTCTGCACGAATTATTCGCAAGCCATCACACTTTATCAAAAAGCCATTCGCCTTTCTCCAAAAAATGAAATGTTACAATCTCGTCTCGCTGTCGTTTACCTCAATACCGATCAAAAAAATAAAGCGATTTCGATCATAGAAAATCTTTCCCGAAAACATCCTGACAATGGCCAATTCTTCATCGCTTTAGCCAAACTTTATGGACAACAAAACAATCCCAGCAAAATGCAAACTTACCTAGACCTCGCTGAAACCAAAGGAATTGAACCCGCCCTTCTAGCGGAAGTAGCTACTCAAAACCGCGATTGGTCTTTAAGCGAAAAATATCTAAAAAAAGCCATCCTGAAACCCGGAGCCGATTTTAATGTTTGGATTCAACTAACTGAAGCCTTAGCCGAACAAAATAAACTTTCAGAGGCCTTAGCTATCATGAAAAAAGCCCAACTACAATTTCCGTCAACCCCTGAAATTTTTCTCATTTCCAGTCTCATTGCGCGACAAAATAAACAAACTAAACTAGCCCAAGATTTTTTACAGCAAACCGAACAAATCATAACCAACTCCACCGAATCCACTTATCCTTTAGACGAACTCTATTATCAATGGGGAGTATTTTACGAACAAACCGGTGACCTCGAAAAATCAGAAAAATCTTTTCAAAAAAGCATATCGCTCAATCCCAAAAATCATAAAGCCATGAACTACTTGAGCTATCAATGGGCGGATCATAACACCAAACTCGATCAAGCCCTGGAACTCGTAAAAAAAGCTCTCACTCATGAACCGGAAAATCCAGCTTATCTCGACACACTCGGTTGGATTTATTACCAACAAAAAAAATACCAAGATGCCCTGCCCATCATTGAAAAAGCTTTTAAAAAATCCAATTTTGACGCTGAAATCGGAGAGCATTTGGGCGATATCCACCTCAAACTCAATCATACCAGCGAAGCATTGAAAGCATGGGAAAAAGCGATTCAGAACGATCCCAAACGCGAAAGCTTAAGAAAAAAAATTAAAAATTACTCGCGTTAA
- the gltX gene encoding glutamate--tRNA ligase — translation MTAPIRVRFAPSPTGLLHIGGARTALFNWLYARHTGGTLVLRIEDTDEARNTQEAIDIIFKGLKWLGLNWDEGPDKDGDYGPYFQSQRKSIYQRYIQKLLDEGKAYEQEGAIRFRTPKTLFTFHDLICGDITFDRTTDPDLVIQRSNGVPVFHFVNVIDDLEMKITHVIRGEDHISNTPKHIALFEALGATPPHYGHIPLILNVNGSKMSKRDIGASVGDYMHQHYCPEALRNYLCLLGWSLKENREIFPIEEAIEKFDLPQVNRGNARFDTNKLYWMNGEYLRAKKLPELTAFAKPILQEANVIPETVSEEYLGKVLQLVQEKVKLGRDFPEWTRYFFGDNYPIDEKAAALLQTSHSKASLTYLHNAFEALSEFTSSALENALKKVATETNQKTGALIHPCRAAVTGSTIGPSLYHLLEVLGKDRVLSRLAKHRSPIAS, via the coding sequence ATGACTGCCCCCATTCGCGTTCGATTTGCCCCCTCGCCCACTGGCCTTTTACACATTGGTGGAGCACGCACTGCACTCTTTAACTGGCTTTATGCTCGCCACACTGGCGGCACATTGGTTCTACGCATTGAAGACACCGACGAAGCGCGCAACACCCAGGAAGCCATCGATATTATTTTCAAAGGATTAAAATGGTTAGGATTAAATTGGGACGAAGGCCCCGATAAAGACGGAGACTATGGCCCTTATTTTCAAAGCCAAAGAAAATCCATTTATCAGCGCTACATTCAAAAACTTTTGGATGAAGGCAAAGCCTACGAACAAGAAGGCGCGATTCGATTTCGCACACCAAAAACCCTCTTTACATTTCATGACTTAATTTGTGGTGATATCACCTTTGATCGCACCACCGATCCTGATCTGGTCATTCAACGATCCAACGGCGTGCCTGTTTTTCATTTTGTTAATGTGATTGACGATTTAGAAATGAAAATCACACACGTGATTCGAGGTGAAGATCATATTTCCAACACGCCCAAACATATAGCACTTTTCGAAGCATTGGGAGCCACACCCCCGCATTACGGCCATATCCCTCTTATTCTCAATGTCAATGGCTCGAAAATGAGCAAACGTGACATCGGCGCTAGCGTCGGCGACTACATGCATCAACATTACTGTCCTGAAGCATTGAGAAATTACCTTTGTCTTCTGGGATGGTCACTTAAAGAGAATCGCGAAATTTTTCCTATTGAAGAAGCGATTGAAAAATTTGATCTGCCCCAAGTTAATCGTGGCAACGCGCGTTTCGACACTAACAAACTCTATTGGATGAATGGTGAATATCTCCGCGCCAAAAAACTTCCAGAGCTTACCGCCTTTGCCAAACCCATCCTGCAAGAAGCCAACGTGATTCCAGAAACCGTTTCCGAGGAATATCTCGGCAAAGTTCTTCAATTGGTTCAAGAAAAAGTCAAACTCGGGCGTGATTTCCCGGAATGGACTCGCTATTTTTTTGGTGACAATTATCCTATCGACGAAAAAGCAGCCGCTTTACTCCAAACATCTCATTCAAAAGCTAGTTTAACCTACCTGCATAACGCATTCGAAGCGTTGAGTGAATTTACCTCTAGCGCCTTGGAAAATGCCCTAAAAAAAGTAGCCACCGAGACCAACCAAAAAACAGGCGCACTCATTCATCCTTGCCGCGCTGCTGTTACCGGAAGCACAATCGGCCCTTCTCTTTATCATTTGCTAGAAGTTTTGGGTAAAGACCGTGTTTTATCTCGTTTAGCCAAACATCGTTCCCCTATCGCCTCATGA
- a CDS encoding adenylate/guanylate cyclase domain-containing protein — translation MSWERFMNGIAIFLRKMIAQRKWILVGVGFFIFGLTQLAVIRDSYFFQFIEAKTVDWRYRLRPVQAPNTNIVLVGITPSSLDLSAVPDEEIQRSSVLREMRKPYKGWDRQIYTAVLKKLMEAGASVVVFDFVFLGENLGDVLFAEAIEKYQDHVVLGSMFTYEEGQSNRSVGYITPKPLLLSSNNLPVVGFVTIWPEVDGVIRRGHYRTSLLREFGRPDDTEDLIALSALGVKKFLGKLVTPDYYDSNFINFSGPALTFPIYPLEDLFSDKTWNSKPYRSGALFKDKIVVVGPADEIFKDQHMTPLGMMLGLEVQANLISTLLTNSSLQEWPYWSEVIMTAVMVVLAAIVGIKISDALLKVGMWLILILIFGCFVWWMFVKGGVVVAFLSPFLAFAGVSVTGAVLDFAAEQMERARVSGVLNRYVAPNVVKLILNERQAFLSSLKGTKRAVSVLFSDLRSFTTFTEEVESETLVAQLNEYFSEMVELILAREGTLHKFIGDSLMAVWGDTYSRGLEVDAREAVGIALSMTQALERLNEKWQREKNRRKLYMGIGIDHGAVVVGNVGHPKRMEFTVLGDAVNTASRIESATKSYRLPVLVSESIYELTKGFYSYRFVDRVQLRGKSKPILLYAPLSESSVLTPLWLMDYHQAVSLFQGRQFSRALTLFEQVHKQLGEDVLCDLYEARCKDLLAHTPSESWEAVFSVDA, via the coding sequence ATGAGTTGGGAGCGTTTCATGAATGGGATCGCCATCTTTTTGCGAAAGATGATTGCCCAACGCAAATGGATCTTGGTTGGGGTGGGATTCTTCATTTTTGGTCTGACACAGTTGGCTGTGATTCGGGATTCTTATTTTTTTCAATTTATTGAGGCGAAGACGGTGGATTGGCGTTATCGGTTGCGACCTGTTCAAGCGCCTAATACAAATATTGTTTTGGTGGGTATTACGCCTTCAAGTTTGGATTTGAGTGCGGTTCCCGATGAGGAGATTCAACGGTCGTCTGTGCTTCGTGAAATGCGCAAACCGTATAAGGGGTGGGATCGGCAAATCTATACAGCTGTTTTAAAAAAATTAATGGAGGCGGGGGCTAGCGTTGTTGTGTTTGATTTTGTTTTTTTGGGGGAGAATTTGGGTGATGTCCTTTTTGCTGAGGCGATTGAAAAATATCAAGATCATGTAGTTTTGGGATCAATGTTTACGTATGAGGAGGGACAAAGTAATAGAAGCGTGGGATATATTACGCCGAAACCATTGCTTTTATCTTCAAATAATCTGCCGGTAGTAGGCTTTGTAACGATTTGGCCAGAGGTGGATGGGGTAATTCGTCGAGGACATTATCGAACGTCTTTGTTGCGCGAGTTTGGTAGGCCGGATGATACGGAGGATTTGATTGCATTGAGCGCGCTAGGGGTCAAAAAATTTTTAGGCAAGTTGGTGACGCCAGATTATTATGATTCCAATTTTATTAATTTTTCGGGTCCAGCGTTGACATTTCCGATTTACCCTTTGGAAGATTTGTTTTCTGATAAAACGTGGAATTCGAAGCCTTATCGTTCCGGGGCTTTGTTCAAAGATAAAATAGTGGTCGTGGGTCCGGCGGATGAGATTTTTAAGGATCAGCATATGACGCCTTTAGGGATGATGTTGGGGTTGGAAGTTCAGGCCAATTTGATTTCTACATTGCTCACGAATTCTTCTTTGCAAGAGTGGCCTTATTGGAGTGAGGTAATCATGACGGCAGTGATGGTGGTTTTAGCGGCGATTGTAGGGATTAAAATTTCTGATGCTTTATTGAAGGTTGGCATGTGGCTGATTTTGATTTTGATTTTTGGTTGTTTTGTGTGGTGGATGTTTGTGAAGGGTGGAGTAGTGGTAGCGTTTTTGTCGCCTTTTTTGGCTTTTGCGGGAGTAAGTGTCACGGGGGCGGTTTTGGATTTTGCTGCAGAACAGATGGAACGAGCGCGTGTGAGTGGGGTGTTAAATCGTTATGTGGCACCGAATGTGGTGAAATTGATTTTGAATGAGAGGCAGGCTTTTTTATCGAGTTTGAAAGGCACGAAGCGGGCGGTTTCAGTTTTGTTTTCGGACTTGCGAAGTTTTACTACGTTTACGGAGGAAGTGGAATCGGAGACGTTGGTGGCTCAGTTGAATGAATATTTTTCAGAAATGGTAGAATTAATTTTGGCGCGTGAAGGGACGCTTCATAAGTTTATTGGAGATTCTTTGATGGCGGTATGGGGCGATACTTACAGCCGGGGTTTGGAGGTGGATGCACGGGAGGCAGTGGGGATTGCGCTCAGTATGACTCAGGCGTTGGAGCGTTTGAATGAGAAATGGCAGCGAGAGAAAAATCGAAGAAAGTTGTATATGGGCATTGGCATCGATCATGGTGCGGTAGTTGTGGGGAATGTGGGGCATCCGAAACGTATGGAGTTTACGGTGCTGGGCGATGCCGTGAATACGGCTTCGCGTATTGAAAGTGCTACGAAAAGTTATCGGCTTCCAGTGCTTGTGAGTGAATCGATTTATGAGCTAACGAAAGGGTTTTATAGTTATCGTTTTGTGGATCGAGTTCAGTTGCGTGGAAAATCGAAGCCGATTTTGCTTTATGCGCCTTTAAGTGAAAGCAGTGTTTTAACTCCCCTCTGGTTGATGGATTATCATCAAGCGGTTAGTTTATTTCAAGGCAGACAGTTTTCGCGAGCTTTAACGCTTTTTGAACAGGTGCATAAGCAGTTGGGAGAAGATGTTTTGTGTGATTTGTATGAGGCGCGTTGCAAAGATTTGTTAGCCCATACGCCTTCTGAATCGTGGGAGGCAGTTTTTTCTGTTGATGCATAA